A window of the Candidatus Paraluminiphilus aquimaris genome harbors these coding sequences:
- a CDS encoding nitroreductase has protein sequence MQYDEVVSGRRSIRGYTSDPVPQSLIKEVLGLAMRSPSSMNTQPWNFTVVTGEVLDLIRQGNTERNLAGVPHSREFRIGSAFTGQHRDRQVGVAKQLFAAMDIAREDAEKRQDWVLRGFRQFDAPVCIIITYDAVLADSDDTAFDCGAVTTALVNAAWSRGLGAVINSQGIMQSPVVREHANIPDDQVIMKAVALGWPDDTFPANAVVSERKSVDEAATFLGFTE, from the coding sequence GTGCAATATGACGAGGTGGTCTCAGGCCGTCGGAGCATTCGGGGTTACACATCAGATCCAGTGCCTCAGTCCCTAATCAAAGAAGTCTTAGGCCTGGCAATGCGCTCGCCCTCCTCCATGAACACTCAGCCCTGGAACTTCACCGTCGTAACGGGCGAAGTGCTTGATCTTATCCGCCAGGGAAATACGGAGCGCAATCTAGCGGGTGTTCCACACTCGCGAGAGTTCCGAATCGGCTCTGCTTTCACCGGACAGCATCGGGATAGACAGGTTGGCGTGGCAAAACAATTGTTTGCTGCAATGGATATTGCCCGTGAAGACGCCGAAAAACGTCAGGATTGGGTGCTAAGAGGTTTCCGCCAGTTTGATGCGCCTGTTTGCATCATCATCACCTACGATGCGGTACTTGCAGATAGCGACGATACGGCATTTGACTGCGGCGCAGTGACCACAGCGCTGGTCAACGCAGCATGGTCGAGAGGTCTGGGCGCTGTCATCAATAGCCAGGGCATCATGCAGTCCCCTGTCGTGCGCGAGCACGCCAATATTCCTGATGATCAAGTCATTATGAAAGCGGTGGCACTTGGGTGGCCCGATGACACATTTCCTGCCAATGCAGTCGTGTCTGAGCGAAAAAGTGTGGACGAAGCAGCCACCTTTCTAGGTTTCACTGAATAA
- a CDS encoding beta-galactosidase — translation MTQAAIDILCQGRSKDWHNPTCFAINRLPAHVPLRSFQIESKARAGTAGSRTQLLDGEWQFRLFDCPEDVPVSWLAEDAHSSQPIEVPGNWQLQGYDKPIYTNVKYPFPVDPPRVPSENPTGCYSKVFNVPVSWLTAGRTRVTFHGVNSAFYLVCNEQFVGYSQDSRLPAEFDLTDFLHGGDNRIAVMVLRWSDGSYLEDQDMWWLSGIFRSVELLHKPNSHIADFRVSPTRCLEQKATLVTEVAIAGTDEEAPTSVSALHLRLYWEDTLVSEQLHRAGAGTWGAYTKLTIELPIEAPKLWSHECPNLYRLTLTLLDATGHEIECEACNVGLREVEILGGLLRLNGEPLLIRGVNKHEHDPATGHAESLERVEQQLKLIKQNNFNAVRCSHYPHQQGFYDLCDRLGLLVVDEANIETHGMKPMNALAEDANWQAAFVSRGERMVQRDKNHPCIIIWSLGNEAGYGAAHDAMYAAVHKLDPSRPIQYEPGGSGTPVTDIICPMYARVDEDLWYPGATQAVPSIMNWIQRPEESRPVILCEYAHAMGNSLGNFKDYWDAFRTQPRLQGGFIWDWVDQGLDCETEDGRHFWAYGGDFGDEINDRQFCINGLVFPDLSPHPALFEAKKVQQPFRLELLDRGPATVKVTSEYLFRSTDNEILTWQWMRDGVTEQEGRIHLDLAPGATEVFKLPEPAANSGDLFLNLTIEQPTETAWSDAGHVVAREQFVAHKRLLALPVVETPATFIQSDGAISITASNSTWLINKRTGFIEQWTLNGTEKFKKPLVDSVVRASLDNDIGISEVDRPDPNAWSSRWIAAGLWDLEHHLLSLEVDAEQGIVLARHGYTFEGRAVFETSWRMSFSACGNLSIAHEIAIEEHVPPLPRIGLTVGLACHSAPGQTSVSWQGRGPQENYPDRKTAAHLGYWELSADDMHTDYIFPSDNGLRCDCSRLALADISVSGDFQFSVSSYDQTKLNMAKHPTELAPNDYLSLYLDGFHMGVGGDDSWSPSVKPPFQLGRKHYQWTVSLYGTESSHRA, via the coding sequence ATGACTCAGGCTGCTATTGATATCCTGTGCCAAGGACGATCTAAGGATTGGCATAATCCAACCTGTTTCGCGATTAATCGCTTGCCTGCCCATGTGCCGCTGCGGTCGTTTCAAATTGAGAGTAAGGCACGCGCTGGGACGGCAGGGTCGCGGACGCAATTGTTGGATGGTGAGTGGCAGTTTCGTCTTTTCGACTGCCCTGAGGACGTCCCCGTGTCATGGCTTGCCGAAGACGCGCACAGCTCTCAACCTATCGAGGTGCCCGGTAACTGGCAGCTGCAAGGCTACGACAAGCCTATCTACACCAATGTGAAATATCCGTTTCCCGTCGACCCTCCGCGTGTTCCCTCGGAAAATCCGACCGGCTGTTACTCCAAGGTATTCAATGTTCCGGTGAGTTGGCTCACCGCAGGACGGACACGAGTGACCTTTCATGGAGTGAACAGCGCTTTTTACCTCGTCTGCAACGAGCAGTTTGTAGGGTATTCACAAGACAGTCGTTTACCTGCCGAATTTGACCTCACAGACTTTTTGCACGGCGGCGACAATCGTATTGCAGTCATGGTCTTGCGCTGGTCGGACGGAAGCTATCTTGAGGATCAAGATATGTGGTGGTTGAGCGGTATTTTCCGCTCTGTCGAACTGCTGCATAAGCCTAATAGTCACATCGCGGACTTTAGGGTGAGCCCCACGCGATGTCTCGAGCAAAAGGCAACTCTAGTGACCGAGGTTGCCATTGCTGGTACTGACGAGGAGGCCCCAACGAGCGTGAGTGCACTCCATCTGCGTCTATATTGGGAGGACACACTTGTTTCTGAGCAGCTTCATCGAGCGGGTGCGGGTACGTGGGGTGCGTATACCAAGCTGACTATCGAGCTCCCCATTGAGGCGCCGAAGCTCTGGAGTCACGAATGTCCCAATTTGTACCGCCTAACACTGACACTTCTCGACGCAACGGGCCATGAAATCGAGTGCGAGGCCTGTAACGTGGGACTGCGCGAGGTGGAGATTCTTGGCGGATTACTGCGGCTCAACGGCGAGCCTCTGCTCATTCGAGGTGTTAATAAACATGAGCACGATCCCGCCACCGGACACGCGGAGTCGCTTGAGCGGGTGGAGCAACAACTTAAGCTCATAAAACAGAATAATTTCAATGCGGTTCGTTGTTCACACTATCCGCACCAGCAGGGTTTTTATGACCTCTGTGATCGCTTGGGGTTACTGGTGGTCGACGAGGCAAACATCGAAACTCACGGCATGAAGCCGATGAATGCACTTGCAGAAGATGCCAACTGGCAAGCCGCTTTTGTCTCTCGCGGTGAGCGCATGGTGCAACGCGATAAAAACCACCCCTGCATCATTATTTGGTCACTCGGAAACGAGGCAGGCTATGGCGCCGCGCATGATGCAATGTATGCCGCTGTTCACAAGCTTGACCCGTCACGACCGATTCAATACGAACCCGGTGGGTCGGGTACGCCAGTGACGGATATTATCTGCCCAATGTATGCGCGGGTTGATGAGGACCTCTGGTACCCGGGCGCAACGCAGGCGGTGCCCTCCATCATGAACTGGATTCAACGACCTGAGGAAAGTCGACCGGTGATTCTCTGTGAGTACGCGCATGCCATGGGGAACTCGCTTGGAAACTTTAAAGACTATTGGGACGCTTTTCGAACCCAACCTCGACTCCAAGGCGGTTTTATATGGGATTGGGTCGATCAAGGGCTCGATTGTGAGACGGAAGATGGGCGTCATTTTTGGGCATACGGCGGCGATTTTGGCGATGAGATCAACGACCGACAGTTTTGTATCAACGGGCTTGTGTTCCCGGACCTCAGCCCACACCCCGCTCTCTTTGAAGCGAAAAAAGTTCAGCAACCCTTTCGGTTAGAACTGCTCGATCGAGGGCCTGCGACGGTGAAGGTCACCAGCGAATATTTGTTCCGATCAACCGATAACGAGATCCTTACTTGGCAGTGGATGAGAGATGGCGTCACCGAGCAGGAGGGCCGGATTCACCTTGACTTAGCCCCTGGCGCGACAGAGGTTTTCAAGCTCCCTGAACCTGCGGCTAATTCGGGTGATTTGTTCTTAAACCTAACCATTGAACAGCCGACAGAAACCGCATGGTCGGACGCAGGACATGTTGTTGCAAGAGAGCAATTTGTTGCCCATAAGCGCTTGCTGGCATTACCCGTGGTCGAAACGCCGGCCACTTTTATCCAGTCGGATGGGGCAATAAGCATAACGGCATCGAATAGCACTTGGCTTATCAATAAGCGGACGGGGTTCATTGAGCAATGGACGCTTAACGGTACGGAGAAATTCAAAAAACCGCTTGTCGATAGCGTGGTGAGAGCCTCGCTGGATAACGACATTGGTATAAGTGAGGTCGATCGGCCCGATCCAAACGCCTGGAGCAGTCGCTGGATCGCAGCTGGACTGTGGGACCTAGAGCATCATTTGTTATCGCTCGAAGTCGATGCTGAGCAAGGAATCGTGCTAGCACGACATGGTTACACATTTGAGGGACGGGCTGTTTTCGAGACGTCTTGGCGAATGTCTTTCTCAGCCTGCGGCAATCTCTCAATCGCCCATGAGATCGCCATAGAAGAGCACGTACCGCCATTACCTAGGATCGGTCTAACCGTCGGTCTGGCTTGTCACTCTGCGCCGGGTCAGACGAGCGTCAGTTGGCAGGGACGCGGACCTCAGGAAAACTATCCGGATCGAAAGACCGCCGCGCATCTGGGATATTGGGAGCTTTCAGCCGATGACATGCACACTGATTACATCTTCCCGAGCGACAACGGGCTGCGGTGTGATTGCAGCCGGTTGGCGCTAGCCGATATTAGCGTATCCGGTGATTTCCAGTTCAGCGTCTCGTCTTACGATCAAACTAAGTTGAATATGGCGAAGCATCCGACAGAGTTGGCACCCAATGACTATCTGTCGCTGTATCTCGATGGCTTTCACATGGGCGTGGGGGGCGATGATTCTTGGTCACCGAGCGTGAAGCCACCTTTTCAGCTTGGCAGGAAGCACTATCAATGGACGGTTTCTCTATACGGGACGGAGTCATCTCACCGGGCTTAA